The Elaeis guineensis isolate ETL-2024a chromosome 13, EG11, whole genome shotgun sequence genome includes a region encoding these proteins:
- the LOC105060620 gene encoding patatin-like protein 2, whose product MACEIGKLANPPPCKGRLVTVLSIDGGGVRGIIPGTILAFLESKLQELDGEDARIVDYFDVIAGTSTGGLVTAMLTAPNKNNRPLFAAKDITKFYLENSSKIFPQKNGIFSSIFNLFTAVTGPKYSGKYLHSKIQELLGETRLHQVLTDIVIPTFDIKLLQPTIFSTFEARHAPLKDALLSDICIGTSAAPTYLPAHYFETKDANGNIRSFNLVDGGVAANNPTLAAMGLITKEICKENKHLFPIKPTDYGKFLVISLGTGSAKIEEKFSAQEASKWGILGWLYDHGATPLINVFTQASADMVDIHTSAVFQALYSKENYLRIQDDTLIGSTSSVDISTKENLLKLVQIGNDLLKKHVSRVNLETGLFELVEGEGTNEEALTHFAKLLSEERRLRCGEKCSTTELWLNLAL is encoded by the exons ATGGCTTGCGAGATTGGAAAACTTGCAAACCCTCCACCTTGTAAGGGAAGGCTGGTCACAGTGCTTAGCATTGATGGTGGCGGTGTAAGAGGCATAATCCCGGGAACTATCCTTGCGTTTCTCGAATCAAAACTCCAA GAGCTTGATGGAGAGGATGCAAGGATAGTAGACTACTTTGATGTCATTGCTGGAACAAGCACGGGAGGGCTGGTCACCGCAATGCTTACAGCTCCCAATAAGAATAATCGTCCACTCTTTGCCGCAAAGGATATCACCAAGTTCTATTTGGAGAACTCCTCCAAGATTTTTCCTCAAAA gaatgggattttctcttcaatttttaatttgtttACCGCAGTAACAGGGCCTAAATACAGTGGAAAGTATCTGCACTCGAAAATACAAGAATTACTTGGTGAAACGAGGCTTCATCAAGTTCTAACTGACATAGTTATTCCTACTTTTGATATTAAGCTTCTTCAGCCCACTATCTTTTCCACCTTTGAG GCAAGACATGCACCTCTGAAAGATGCTCTTCTGTCTGATATATGCATTGGCACATCTGCAGCTCCAACCTATCTTCCTGCCCACTACTTTGAAACAAAAGATGCTAATGGAAACATACGGAGCTTTAATCTTGTCGATGGAGGGGTTGCAGCAAATAATCCT ACATTAGCAGCGATGGGCCTAATTACTAAGGAGATCTGCAAGGAAAACAAACACCTCTTTCCCATCAAACCAACGGACTATGGCAAATTCCTTGTGATCTCCCTGGGGACAGGATCAGCAAAGATTGAAGAGAAGTTCAGTGCACAGGAGGCATCCAAATGGGGTATACTAGGATGGTTGTACGACCATGGTGCTACGCCTTTGATCAACGTTTTTACTCAAGCTAGTGCTGATATGGTTGATATCCATACATCTGCAGTGTTCCAAGCACTCTATTCTAAGGAAAACTATCTTCGCATACAG GATGACACCTTAATTGGAAGCACATCATCTGTGGATATCTCAACAAAGGAGAACTTGCTAAAGCTTGTGCAAATTGGGAATGATCTTCTTAAGAAGCATGTGTCGAGGGTAAACTTGGAGACTGGCTTGTTTGAGCTGGTCGAAGGGGAGGGAACCAATGAAGAAGCGCTAACACATTTCGCCAAGCTTCTCTCTGAGGAAAGACGGTTGAGGTGTGGGGAAAAATGCTCGACAACTGAACTATGGCTTAACCTTGCTTTGTGA
- the LOC105060602 gene encoding uncharacterized protein isoform X3, translating into MHNKGSRHIAAESRLGERELSRKEELSKRIALSAESADASSIPNSSPKLKSSEIYNKPLIKQTQKAILETQCNMFNDLSAVPVVKSRPNVSFYDSKLSPSCNSVIESSTSTILDDSNHSDKKYVVRAETDAKVLAEWNVELRKQREKELKFTAAGWKRDCHGKWYRDENSFVHVYGSDGAANYRCWLLQVEFDSDEEDPNVCLG; encoded by the exons ATGCATAACAAGGGATCTCGCCACATTGCTGCAGAATCCAGGCTGGGGGAAAGAGAACTATCTAGGAAGGAAGAATTAAGCAAGAGAATAGCCTTATCTGCTGAATCTGCTGATGCCTCAAGCATTCCTAATTCAAGTCCAAAATTGAAGAGCTCTGAGATATACAATAAACCATTGATTAAACAGACACAAAAGGCTATTTTAGAAACACAATGCAATATGTTTAATGATCTAAGTGCTGTACCTGTCGTGAAATCGAGGCCCAATGTTTCTTTCTATGATTCCAAATTATCTCCTTCCTGTAATTCTGTTATAGAGTCATCTACAAGTACCATTCTTGATGACTCTAATCACAGTGACAAGAAGTATGTAGTGAGGGCTGAAACAGATGCTAAGGTGCTTGCAGAGTGGAATGTGGAACTTCGTAAACAACGTGAGAAAGAACTCAAGTTTACTGCTGCTGGTTGGAAGCGGGATTGCCATGGGAAGTGGTATAGAGATGAAAAT AGCTTCGTGCATGTTTATGGGAGTGATGGTGCAGCTAACTACAGATGCTGGCTATTACAGGTTGAATTTGACTCAGATGAGGAAGATCCAAATGTCTGCCTGGGCTGA